A single window of Channa argus isolate prfri chromosome 10, Channa argus male v1.0, whole genome shotgun sequence DNA harbors:
- the trim105 gene encoding tripartite motif containing 105 codes for MASAPASTKGSLTEDLTCAICCDLFSEPVMLACMHHFCKPCISRYWRGTQGPVTCPQCRKEFSSRQFQINYLVAAMVEKVRAATSDTYIQNLKKQLKETLESHRLRREDYINSIRRDSDKMDVIKRVGADLQARVKGEFRGLYQILHDEETCMLEQLRREQGEELEKVQRHMEDIKLALRQLEENMRMLQQARATTENIVLTELPQISPHVRVDIGPQFDVNAFSNKYMGPLQYITWRKMFKSLKSGPSPLTFDVNSAHPSIYISRDKTLAVESDDVISHSDNRKRFLQCVNILATQGFQSGRHYWEVEVGSKPKWDLGVASEAVDRHLRVKLSPENGYWTLRLRNGNEYSAGTQPWTRLQLRSSPQRLGVFLDCEERRVSFYDTDDMSLLYSFTNGPRGKVYPFFSPCISESRRKSHPIKLLHHPPVALSG; via the exons ATGGCTTCTGCTCCTGCATCTACCAAAGGCAGCCTGACAGAGGACCTGACGTGCGCCATATGCTGCGACTTGTTCTCTGAACCTGTTATGTTGGCCTGTATGCACCACTTCTGCAAACCATGCATCTCCAGGTACTGGAGAGGAACACAGGGACCTGTAACCTGCCCGCAGTGCAGAAAGGAGTTTAGCTCCAGGCAGTTTCAAATCAACTACCTTGTTGCAGCCATGGTGGAGAAGGTCAGGGCCGCTACCTCAGATACCTACATTCAGAACCTAAAG AAACAACTGAAAGAGACACTGGAGAGCCACCGCCTGAGGAGGGAGGACTACATTAACAGCATTCGCAGAGACAGTGACAAGATGGATGTCATTAAG AGAGTGGGAGCAGATTTGCAGGCTCGTGTCAAAGGAGAATTTAGAGGTCTCTATCAGATCCTGCACGATGAGGAGACCTGTATGCTGGAACAGCTAAGGAGAGAGCAGGGTGAGGAGTTGGAGAAAGTCCAGCGCCACATGGAGGACATCAAACTGGCCCTGAGGCAGTTGGAGGAGAATATGAGAATGCTCCAGCAGGCCAGGGCTACCACTGAGAACATTGTGCTGACTGAG CTCCCACAAATAAG TCCACATGTGCGGGTGGATATTGGCCCACAGTTTGATGTAAATGCTTTTAGCAACAAATACATGGGGCCATTGCAGTACATCACATGGAGGAAGATGTTCAAGTCTTTGAAGTCAG GTCCTTCCCCATTAACATTTGATGTGAACTCAGCCCACCCAAGCATTTACATCTCCAGGGACAAAACTCTGGCAGTAGAATCTGATGACGTGATTTCACATTCGGATAACCGCAAGCGTTTCCTCCAGTGTGTCAACATTTTGGCTACCCAGGGCTTTCAGTCAGGCCGACACTACTGGGAGGTAGAAGTGGGCTCCAAACCCAAATGGGACCTGGGTGTGGCCTCAGAGGCCGTAGACAGGCACCTGCGGGTCAAGCTGAGCCCTGAAAATGGATATTGGACACTTCGGCTACGTAACGGGAATGAGTACTCGGCCGGCACCCAACCCTGGACAAGGCTGCAGCTCCGCTCTTCCCCCCAGAGGCTTGGCGTTTTCTTAGATTGCGAGGAGAGGAGGGTGTCCTTCTACGACACTGATGATATGAGTCTGCTGTACTCATTTACCAATGGGCCGAGGGGCAAGGTGTACCCCTTCTTCAGCCCATGCATCAGTGAAAGCAGACGGAAATCTCACCCAATCAAACTCCTTCACCACCCTCCTGTGGCTTTGTCTGGCTAA